The genomic segment GAGGTGCATCATACAGTATTCTTTGTTGTGTAATTGGTTctagttatatacagtcaaacctgtcctATGTAACCTTCCAAGGgagttaataaaaaaaaaaatgacccgAAAAGAAAGCTCATGATTATTCTGCcacatatgtaaaatgtatcagCTACAAGTATCAGTACAAAAATGAAAAGGGATTTCCTCAGTCATCAATTAAGATTGTGGATATAATAAAACCTGTAAGAAACCTCTAAAACAAATCAAAGAGTTTGAATGGCTAATTTGATTAATTCCAGTGCAggatacatttaaaaaaaaaaaaaaaaaaaattcctcaaTTCCTGGTCCGTATGGATTATTAGTCACATAAATGCATTTCCTTAATCACGATGGAGACGTTTAcaactggcaaatatctgtcctaatgtctcaaaaagaaTATAAATTTCAGTTTAACAGTAAGTTGACTGATTATGCACTCTTTTTCATTCTTCCCAAGCAAATTTTTGTACTTCTATCTAtcaaaattttgtgaaaattgtCTGAATGGCTAGGACGTCTTTTCGCCATATCCCATCTCCTTTTTGAGAAGTAAAGTTCTTTCGTTGGCTTTTGGGTGTTATGCCTGCAAAGATAATgaattcaatacattttatgaggcagaataagacatttcatgcatttctgaAGTGTTTTTTAATCGCCAAAAGCGGACAAGTTCGTCCGGTTTCTTTTTGATTATGGCTTCTGCTGCCATTTTTAAACTCAGAAAGTCACTGAAAAAAGTCGCTGAAAAAAGTTGCTCTTCATCGTTTGGGACACAGATATGATGGTCGTTAGTCGCGTCTGACAGGTAGTCCCTTAATTCAggtcactagtatagtaaataacgttgGGAGGGGAAATACGGTCGCATATGAAAGGAAGTTGTTTAATTCAGGTGGTtgctaaggcaggtttgactgtaaataGCTGACATCTGTTCAGTCAGGACTCAGGATACTGAAACAGACCCGAACTTTGGTATGTTTCGTCAGCACCATAAGGCCACCCAGTCTTCGCCACTTACCCACTTCCCAGTACATGTACTTGCATATTTAGTGTGCTCCGCTTTGGTATATGATGCTATTGACGTTTTGTAAACCGTACTTGCTAAGACTATAAATAGAGATTTGAATTGACAATTGCTTTAATTTACACagtctttatttatttatgaaatgttATCATTTGTCAAACTTATCTGTATAATGGTCTTTGTAGTCAATCTGTCATTGACAGAACAAAGTGACTTTTATAGAGAGGTGattaaggcaggtttgacttATTGTTCTTgttacattgtttttatttcatttttatttgttttaatctgtCAGTTATGTTAAGCCCAAATTTACAACATATTTGATCAATGTACAAGTCATCTCTATGCCCTTTCATGATTTGCTCAACCTTGAAAAGCCCTTTAATTTGGCCTAGGACTATCATATGAAATGTAGTTTTTCTAATTTTGTCTGTAAAACTTAACAGCAAAGATCTTGAATGCCACAATTTTACAAGTATCAAACCTTTGTTGCATGATTTAAAGCAAAAATCCTGTAAATTTGTTTCAGACTTTGCATGTTCAGTTTTAAGCAATGTACAAAGATGAAGTATTATCTGAATAAGAAGACATGACTTAGTTCACATCTCAATGAACAccgaaatataatataaagcaaAATTAAATGTTCAAATTTCAAGTGAAATTTcattagaataaaaaaaagtatcaaattTTGTTAAAGTTTTCTGACTTGTGGTTGTAACAAAGATAATCATGCAGTTGCAGTGCATGACCATTCAGAATGACGAGCGTTCATAAGAGTTTtaaagttgttaaaatgtgCCACATTCAGATATTCTCTTAATTAGTGATACATTCATTGAttgaacaaaatatatcaaaatagatatatattgattttattctTACAGTCCCAGGGTATTTATTGTGTTGGGCAGTAGTCATATCAGTCATTGTGCACCTCAAATTAACAGATATTGCACAAGATTTAGAAACTAAATTGATTTGTTGTAGGTGATGATGACAATGCTCATACCACAACACATGTGACAgttcaagctcccacagatgtgacaggtcaagctcccaaAAATGagacaggtcaagctcccacagatgtgacaggtcaagctcccaaAAATGAGACAGGTCAAGCTCCCGTAGATGAGACAGGTCAAGCTCCCGTAGATGagacaggtcaagctcccacagatgtgacaggtCAAGCTGCCACAGATGAGATAGGTCAAGCTGCCACAGatgtgacaggtcaagctcccacagatatgacaggtcaagctcccacagatgtgacaggtcaagctcccacagatgagataggtcaagctcccacatATGAGACAGGTCAATCTCACACAGatgtgacaggtcaagctcccacagatgtgacaggtcaagctcccacagatgagaTAGGTCAGGCTCCCACAGATGAGATtggtcaagctcccacagatgtgacaggtcaagctcccacagatatgacaggtcaagctcccacagatgtgacaggtcaagctcccacagatgagaCGTCAGAGACTGTGCAGGATCCTACAGATGAGataggtcaagctcccacagatgtgacaggtcaagctcccacagatgagataggtcaagctcccacagatgagattggtcaagctcccacagatgtgacaggtcaagctcccacagatgagacaggtcaagctcccacagatgagacatgtcaagctcccacagatgagataggtcaagctcccacagatgtgacaggtCAATCTCCCACAGATGAGACGTCAGAGACTGTGCAGGATCCTACAGATGAGataggtcaagctcccacagatgtgacaggtgaagctcccacagatgtgacaggtcaagctcccacagatgagaCGTCAGAGACTGTGCAGGATCCTACAGATGAGataggtcaagctcccacagatgtgacaggtgaagctcccacagatgagattggtcaagctcccacagatgtgacaggtCAAGCTGCCACAGATGAGataggtcaagctcccacagatgagaTAGGTCAAGCTGCCACAGATGAGATAGGTCAAGCTGCCACAGATGagacaggtcaagctcccacagatgaaATAGGTCAAGCTGCCACAGATGAGataggtcaagctcccacagatgagataggtcaagctcccacagatgagaCAGGTCAAGCTGCCACAGATGAGataggtcaagctcccacagatgtgacaggtcaagctcccacagatgagaCGTCAGAGACTGTGCAGGATCCTACAGatgtgacaggtcaagctcccacagatgagaCGTCAGAGACTGTGCAGGATCCTACAGatgtgacaggtcaagctcccacagatgagaCGTCAGAGACTGTGCAGGATCCTACAGatgtgacaggtcaagctcccacagatgagaCGTCGGAGACTGTGCAGGATCCTACAGatgtgacaggtcaagctcccacagatgagaCGTCAGAGACTGTGCAGGATCCTACAGatgtgacaggtcaagctcccacagatgagaCGTCAGAGACTGTGCAGGATCCTACAGATGTGATATTCCAGGCTTCCATGTTTGCCTCACGTATGTAAAATTCTTGTCACTTATAACAAAGAATTCTTTAGCATATATAGAGGAGGGAAAATATGCTTTTGTTCCTGTCTGTCTCATAATtatgacaatgtaatatagtccAACCCACTTAATACAAACTCTGATAATACAAAAACTCGCTTTATACGAattgaatgaaaatcaaatccCCCGCAAACTGTGCACAATGTGCTTATATTGTTTACCCACTTAATACGAATCGGTTACGACGAAAACCCTGGTAATACACAGACATGCCAGGGTCCCTTGAccactgtttgtgttgttttaaacccACATAATACGAAGTGTCAAAGTCAGAGCCAGCCAAACGTGACACAGGTAAGTTTTCATGACCTTTGTCTCGGACCGACCCATGCGCTGTTTAGAAAGTGTATACAACTGTAGGACCCGGATGACAACACCCCGTAATTAGAATCATGACTTCCCTTGCTTAAGTTATCATGGCTGAGGAAGACCTTGGTATTAGCTCGAGATTCCTGAGGATTAGAGCTCCACGAGAGAGATGATGATGGTACTGACCCGGAAACACATGCGATACAGATCGCGCGGCCCGCGAATGCCTTGACAAGTTGAAATCAttcattcaaaatcaaaatgacgtTTAAGATTGTGTTTTCAAAAATCTCTTATACCTGGATATATTTGTAAGTAAGGTCAGCTCTGAAAGAGTCaaacaaacactggtcagtgATTATTTCGCAGCTGCAAAACGTGATTAGCGCGATCGTGATATGACATTATGTTGCCGTTGTAGGCCCATTGTGCATTGGTAGGCCAACTGTAAATAACCAAAGACTGAACGCCACGCACTTACAATGTACAAAGTAtcaactgatcaattgtaattgattttaaacaaaGCATCTTCACACGTACCCTTTAATATTATtcaatgtgtaaaatattcccTTCCGGACTATCtgccccatccacatgacgaagcttcactggatgtaacaaaatgtaggtctaTCATAAAGTGTTGTTGTGCATGTggaaatactgtttaaaactaaagttatagtcatttgcctttcttatatattatgcaatatatacattgattaactttcatgatatgcatattattcagacaaaccagATTGTCTACGTATGTATgtgccggtttgtaatcgggtgcattctaataaaacatcgtccaaccaattatatcTGGAATTCGACcagtcatttttcgatcaacttctccaaactgaaccctctgtaaaccgaacaaatagtcatgtcccatgcatgttcggtttatggaggttccactgtatatctaTCGTGAAATAGTCTGTCCCTGTCATTGAATGATTGATATTACTATATGATTAATGATGGTGGATACCAAGATCCTTTCAGAATATCTTGTGACACAAAATGCCCCCACAATATCTGTAAGTGTAAAACGTGTTtgagaatataaaaaaaaaaaataaacatttatattccAGAATGAGAATTTATGGGTGGTATTTGCCTTTCCCCATACAAATATTACCTACATGAACATGTAATAGcatataacattgtattgaAATTTTCTAGTTTTAGAGATGAACCTAGGCCTGGAGGAAGAGTATTCAGAAGATGACAGTACCGATGATCCTAATATCGAGTGTTCAGATGATAGCAACCGTGATCCTAATTTCCAGTGTACTGAAAGCGAAATTGAACATGTCACATCTAATGATGACGGTGactttgatgaaataaaaataaggAAAAGAAAGGCCATTACAGAGGCTTTTGTTGATCACAATATTGCGAAGAGAAACTGTACAGAAAAGGAATTTGATGACCACGTTTCAGACAGTGAAATGTCTGATGTTATCGTCAATGAGTATGTTCCTGGAGAACTTGGACCTCATTTCAACATTGACACAGACATTACATCAGGAGGAAACAATACAAATGAGAGTACTAAGGACACCAATGACAAGTGTGGTACACCAATATTTGGACTGTTGCCAAAAAGCCAAAAGAAAGAAGGATGTAAGCAAGTGTATGATAAACAGAATTGTTGCACATTCTGTGGAAAAATGATCAAAAGCAAAATTTCACGTCACCTTTTGAATGCTCATAAGCTGGAACCAACAGTCAGCAAAATATGGCTACTACCGAAAAGATCAGAAGAGCGTACAATTAAGTTGGAAATGCTTGCCAACGAAGGCAACTTCAAACACAATATTACAGGTACAGACCATTCCTTTGACAGAAGATCTGAAAACGCTCACAGAATTCATTATGTGCAACATAAGAGAAACATCCACAGCACTGCAGAAATGCCCGACACCTTGTGATTGGACAAAACTTGCCAAATTTACCATGTGCAGGTTGATCCTGTTTAACAAGCGAAGGCGGGCTGAAGTCAAAGACTTGAAAGTTCAGGACTACGAGAAGAGGCCCAACTGGCATGAGGATCAGCGTGGTGAATTTGACCTGGCATTATCACATGCGGACAAAGTATTAGCCAGCAggtttgttgatatatatacaagtcttGTCGTAATGActatattatattcaataaattaaaaatttaaatgaaaacattaatatCTGGACATAACACCAGTATGTTAGTTTCTACTTTACAAACagtgtacatatttatatataaatctaggttCTCTTTATAGCAATGTCTGGATAATCTTAGTTTGTGATTACTGGTAACAAGTTACCACAAGCCCGTGTCTTGCCATTTTGTTAATTACTGTGCCTACACTTTGaataataatttattacattgtattaattgCAACTTGACTATGTTTTTTTGTAACCCCAAAATCCTGGGGAGAAACCGTAATAAAGCAAATCTCAACATTGTGTTCACAGAGCCTCATTCTGGATTTAGACAGAAAGGTTTCTGTCATATCCACACATTGGTAATTTGGTTAGAGATTCATATCCTAATGCTatcgtttaaatttttttttttacaggatTACTGGGGATTTTCACTCCCACAAAAGTGCTGAAGGATGTGCACTGATGTATGCAATACTTTAATTTGGTACTTTCAGCAGATGTCAATTGACAGCTACATGATTATATGATTTTAAGTCCTGTCTCCCAGGAGACTGGGTAGTTGGGTTccaataaatgattaaattgggTCATCATTTGTGTTCattaattgttttctttgtatttgtattttgtagaaTGGACATGGTCATTTCAGCAGGGAAGTCACGGAAAAATGTGGACGCATATATGTCCTGCTGCCACCAGACAGCAAGGATGCCATTGACCTCCTTAACAGCCTGAGAGATAAAGTCGGGATCAGATCCACCAACGAATACATATTCGCTAGGGTTTGCTCAGAGACTCTGCTGACGAGCAACACCGAGCTCAGAGAAATTGTTGACAGTTGCCCCAACCTTCAACATCCTGATAGAATCAGCTCAACATCACTTAGAAAATATATAGCCACAGTCTCTCaggtttgttattttaaattgattttgtttagCTATAGCCTAAAAACGTTAAGATTAGATGCTTTACTACTATGTGAAGAACATCTAGAATTACttactttaatatatattatgttcaTTATGGATATATTGTTGGAAGCTGACTTGCGTGTTTGGTAGTTATCATGACAGCTggtaatatatacaggtacagttattGACTGTGTTGAAGTTTACATGTGGCGATACAGAACTGCAGTGGCCAACTATTTTGAGCCAAAGGTAATTTAATAAGCAAATgaatgtacatgtctgtatagtCGAGTAAATCAAACTTAAGTAAGGCCACATCAACCAGTTTAGGACGTACGTAGGTCTGTCTGGGTAATTTTTAGGTCAGTTCTGGCCTAACTATAAGACCTATATATACTGCCCTCCAAAAGTTCCATTACACTtttcagacaaaatatttttaaattcagttAAAGCAGTTATAAATTAGTCTATCGACAATGTGTATTGGTTATTTAGAATGCTCAAAatgaatgttaatgaaatatgttttcagAGATTTGGAAAAAGGAAactaaaacagttttttttggAGGGattgtatttatcaatgaaatgtaATTTGTTATGGTACAAATTTAATATCATGAGGtggaatatttttgaaaatatttgcaaTCATCACTGACAAATGAATTATCTCCAAGAAATTGCAACAGGTTTAATTATTTTATGGgtttaatttttgttatataGGATAATATAATGTGTCACAGAACTTTTGGAGGGCAGGGTATAGGGCCATATAATTTCACATGCTGATACATTTCAATGAGTAGTGTTGATTAAACAAGTTTTTGATTACCTTGACCCCAGGATATTGGTATAGTTTCTACGTTCAGGTTTGTTCTGGTTTGACTTGACCTAGAGAAATGCTTATTGCTGACATAGCCGGAAATGGGGTATCCATGTTTTACAAACAAATTTCTAgttgtttatttaacattttattgatgATGAAACCAGGGGACTATAGTTTTCCTCTCCATCCGTCTGTGTATAAGGGGTCTAGCAGCTGAATTATTTCTTGGGAATACACTCTTATATAAGGACCATAATAATGTTTACCTCAAGAAGTTTTGAGTTTCATTGTGTTAACTTGTGATGTCAATGTCACAGTAACTATTCCAGGACAACATGTTAATGAAATAGGCAAAATGTTCTCCAGTTATGGATCAGAGTGAAAAATTGATTTGGATATTTCTTTGACTTTAGATCCTGGATATGACTGATCTGGAGCTAGAAATGCTTGCAACGCATCTAGGGCATGATGTCAAAACCCACAAAGAAAACTACAGACTGTCACATTCAACCCGTGAATTGACAAAGGTATGTCATGCAGTAATTGTACATATGCATGGTCAGATGGTAGGCCATTTAATTCGCCCTTAAATATGTGCATTTATGGTCTGTTAATCGGTTTTGTTCGTCCATCTGACCTTGGACAATTTTTGttataggtaaaaaaaaattttttttttaatacaggATTGATTATTCTCAGTTatcatatgtacacatgtagcTTTACCTCAGTCTTTTGCTGTGCAAGTCTATTTTGGGATTAAACAGGGATACCATGGTtgacaacaatatatttttgaatttgacagTGATTgttttatcactatttctgattTATAAACAACCATAACACTAGGATACAGTTAgcactatttcttgagaagtgcTGCGTACATGTCATTCTCTCTTATATTGTACAGGGTTTGCACTGGGCATTTCATAAATGGGGTCCTTTTCAGATAAAATTGGGTCCCTGCGAATAATTTGAATGGAgtttccagaaaaaaatgggGTCCTTTCAATTTTCTATACTTCAAAAGGCTATGGGGATGGCTTCAACGCAAACCCTGATTGTATGTAGGTTTTTCTTGATCCCTAGTGTTGTGCATAGTccatttgagaaaaaaaacaaaatggctgacggATGGCCAACTTTGATTTTGGTCACCATGAAATGTCTATTTTGATCGTTTTTATCGTCTGCATGTAATATTACCAACTTCTGAAACAACTAAAagaattttgaccaaatttagttgtgaTGGGGTAATCAAAGTTTCTTTATTCTGTATTGTTTATTAtgtcaggatgcctttggctTCAGTATTATCGTtatggaaatttacatgtacatgcgtccacagagaaactatccacatgtcttagactcGTATGTTCATTCTAAGTTCATATACAGGaatatttcatataagcctaaaactAACCGTGTTTACATAATCAAATGTCTACAATTCTATATATAGCTTTGCAGTCAAATGTCTACAATTCTATATATAGCTTTGCAGCCAAACATTCCACaggataacttcagctgtcacgtgactaacGACTAAATGGCGGTTATGTTTAATGTAACTAAACCAGCGACCGTTCACAGTTTCATATGTATTTGTATGTCCCTAGAATACGCAGGACTTATAaacaggaattgaaggcaagttgtaacaaacttagcattgccgtttttcatgaggattttattaaataagaatattatttgtttatttgaaaagaatcttaatgattatgatccatgactgatgtactggtgtcttgtttgtcaaaactatatgtatatgtctcGTCTGACAGCACGACCACAGTTTTCTATCAGAGgttaaaatatttgcatttttaggtcacctgagaca from the Pecten maximus chromosome 4, xPecMax1.1, whole genome shotgun sequence genome contains:
- the LOC117326632 gene encoding cell surface glycoprotein 1-like is translated as MVFVVNLSLTEQSDFYREVIKAGDDDNAHTTTHVTVQAPTDVTGQAPKNETGQAPTDVTGQAPKNETGQAPVDETGQAPVDETGQAPTDVTGQAATDEIGQAATDVTGQAPTDMTGQAPTDVTGQAPTDEIGQAPTYETGQSHTDVTGQAPTDVTGQAPTDEIGQAPTDEIGQAPTDVTGQAPTDMTGQAPTDVTGQAPTDETSETVQDPTDEIGQAPTDVTGQAPTDEIGQAPTDEIGQAPTDVTGQAPTDETGQAPTDETCQAPTDEIGQAPTDVTGQSPTDETSETVQDPTDEIGQAPTDVTGEAPTDVTGQAPTDETSETVQDPTDEIGQAPTDVTGEAPTDEIGQAPTDVTGQAATDEIGQAPTDEIGQAATDEIGQAATDETGQAPTDEIGQAATDEIGQAPTDEIGQAPTDETGQAATDEIGQAPTDVTGQAPTDETSETVQDPTDVTGQAPTDETSETVQDPTDVTGQAPTDETSETVQDPTDVTGQAPTDETSETVQDPTDVTGQAPTDETSETVQDPTDVTGQAPTDETSETVQDPTDVIFQASMFASLLEMNLGLEEEYSEDDSTDDPNIECSDDSNRDPNFQCTESEIEHVTSNDDGDFDEIKIRKRKAITEAFVDHNIAKRNCTEKEFDDHVSDSEMSDVIVNEYVPGELGPHFNIDTDITSGGNNTNESTKDTNDKCGTPIFGLLPKSQKKEGCKQVYDKQNCCTFCGKMIKSKISRHLLNAHKLEPTVSKIWLLPKRSEERTIKLEMLANEGNFKHNITGTDHSFDRRSENAHRIHYVQHKRNIHSTAEMPDTL